From a region of the Nitrospira sp. genome:
- a CDS encoding cell division protein ZapA, giving the protein MTKTIDVEIYGQRYAITGDGDDAYIRRLAHFVDDHMKHLAEGMKTTTPTKLAVLTAINLAHQLFESEKKRTQGEADVERRMVTLMESIDEQMPTSLFR; this is encoded by the coding sequence TTGACTAAGACTATTGATGTCGAAATTTATGGTCAACGGTACGCAATCACGGGTGATGGCGATGATGCCTATATCCGACGGCTGGCACACTTTGTCGACGATCATATGAAACATTTGGCCGAAGGGATGAAAACGACGACCCCAACGAAACTCGCGGTGCTGACAGCCATCAATCTTGCCCATCAGCTTTTTGAATCTGAGAAGAAACGAACCCAAGGGGAAGCCGATGTCGAACGACGGATGGTCACGTTGATGGAGTCCATTGATGAGCAGATGCCGACATCTCTCTTTCGATAG
- the rny gene encoding ribonuclease Y — MSTSIVVYVILSGIIGALIGAGIFELLRRRMTGAKQAEAEELAKQVVQNAQREAETVLKEAKFEAKDLVFQAKSEFEQEQKAKLGELSAMEKRVIQREEGFDRKLAALEKRENDARKREADFTKREEGLVAKESSCAKAEREHRDALERVAGMTAEEAKKQLIVEMESQAKLDAVGIAKRTIEEARENSEREAREIITTSIQRVVRDYVSESTISVVPIPNDAMKGRIIGREGRNIRALEAATGIDLIIDETPEAVIISGFDPLRREIAKVSLERLMHDGRIHPTRIEEIVDKVKVDIDKLMYEEAEKIIFELGLSDFHPELIKVLGRLKYRTSYGQNNLYHAREASYICGIMASELGLDVRLARRGALLHDIGKAVSHEEEGPHAMLGAEIAKKYGESPQIVNAIAAHHEQVDPICPESVLVAAAEALSAARPGARREALESYVKRLEKLESLATGHKGVQKAYAIQAGREIRVIVRQEDITDAESFQLSRELAKKIEQELTYPGQIKVTVIRESRYVEYAK; from the coding sequence ATTTCAACCTCAATTGTCGTTTACGTCATACTCTCAGGAATCATCGGCGCGTTGATTGGTGCAGGGATATTTGAGCTTCTGCGGCGCCGCATGACAGGGGCCAAACAAGCTGAGGCGGAAGAGTTGGCCAAGCAGGTTGTGCAGAATGCGCAACGCGAGGCGGAGACTGTGCTCAAGGAAGCCAAATTTGAGGCTAAGGACCTCGTGTTTCAAGCGAAGTCCGAATTCGAGCAAGAGCAGAAGGCAAAGCTTGGTGAGCTCTCGGCGATGGAAAAACGTGTCATTCAACGAGAGGAAGGGTTCGATAGAAAGCTCGCCGCCTTGGAAAAGCGCGAAAATGATGCGCGCAAGCGCGAAGCGGATTTTACGAAACGAGAAGAGGGGCTCGTGGCCAAGGAGTCTTCCTGTGCCAAGGCTGAACGCGAGCATCGCGACGCGTTGGAACGGGTGGCCGGCATGACGGCGGAAGAGGCTAAAAAACAATTGATTGTCGAGATGGAGTCGCAGGCGAAGCTGGATGCCGTCGGGATTGCTAAACGAACGATCGAAGAAGCCCGTGAGAATTCCGAACGGGAAGCCCGGGAGATCATTACCACGTCGATTCAGCGTGTCGTGCGCGACTATGTGTCGGAGTCCACGATCTCGGTGGTTCCCATTCCGAATGATGCCATGAAAGGTCGGATCATCGGTCGGGAAGGGCGGAATATCCGTGCGCTTGAGGCGGCGACGGGCATTGATCTGATCATCGATGAAACCCCTGAGGCGGTGATCATTTCAGGGTTTGATCCATTGCGGCGCGAGATTGCGAAAGTGTCGCTGGAACGGCTGATGCACGATGGACGGATACATCCCACGCGAATCGAGGAGATCGTCGACAAGGTCAAGGTCGACATCGACAAGCTGATGTACGAGGAGGCGGAGAAGATCATCTTTGAGCTGGGGCTCTCTGATTTTCATCCGGAGTTGATCAAAGTACTGGGGCGTCTGAAGTATCGAACGAGCTACGGACAAAATAACCTCTATCATGCCCGCGAAGCCTCTTACATTTGCGGGATCATGGCGTCGGAGTTGGGCCTCGATGTCAGGTTGGCTCGCCGTGGAGCCTTGCTTCATGATATCGGCAAGGCGGTCAGCCATGAAGAAGAGGGACCGCATGCCATGTTGGGGGCCGAGATCGCCAAGAAATACGGAGAATCCCCCCAGATCGTCAATGCGATCGCTGCGCATCACGAGCAGGTGGATCCGATCTGTCCGGAAAGCGTGCTCGTGGCGGCTGCAGAGGCCTTGTCGGCGGCTCGCCCCGGGGCCAGACGGGAGGCCCTCGAATCCTACGTGAAGCGTTTGGAAAAACTGGAATCACTTGCAACCGGCCACAAGGGAGTGCAGAAAGCCTACGCGATCCAAGCCGGGCGCGAAATTCGCGTGATCGTGCGACAGGAAGACATCACCGATGCCGAGTCATTTCAACTGTCCCGTGAACTCGCGAAGAAGATCGAACAGGAGTTGACCTATCCTGGGCAGATTAAAGTCACCGTGATTCGAGAAAGCCGATACGTGGAATACGCCAAATGA
- a CDS encoding TIGR00282 family metallophosphoesterase: MKVLCIGDIMGEPGRRSVARVVPRLIAQRQIDAVIANGENVAGGFGITPDLAEELFEMGISVITTGNHAWDKKEAVDYFSREPRVLRPANYPAGVPGNGHVVIETAGGERLAVLQLMGRVYMPTIDCPFQVAKRELSRLKRETSAIIVDMHAEATSEKMAMGHYLDGEVAAVVGTHTHVQTADEQILPKGTAYMTDIGMTGPLHSVIGVKKELAIDKFLTGMPRRFEVASGPSVFCAVLLELDPRLGKAIAFERIRLID, translated from the coding sequence ATGAAGGTTCTATGTATCGGAGACATTATGGGAGAGCCGGGCCGCCGGTCTGTCGCCCGGGTGGTGCCCCGCCTGATTGCGCAGCGCCAGATTGATGCGGTCATCGCTAACGGTGAGAATGTTGCGGGGGGGTTCGGGATCACGCCGGATCTGGCCGAGGAACTCTTTGAAATGGGCATTTCGGTCATCACGACCGGAAACCACGCCTGGGATAAGAAAGAAGCGGTCGATTACTTCTCTCGCGAACCCCGCGTCTTGCGTCCCGCCAACTATCCGGCGGGAGTCCCGGGAAACGGTCACGTCGTCATTGAAACTGCCGGCGGGGAGCGGCTGGCGGTGCTGCAGCTGATGGGCCGGGTCTACATGCCGACGATCGATTGCCCATTTCAGGTGGCGAAACGTGAGCTCTCGCGGTTGAAGCGAGAGACATCGGCGATTATCGTCGATATGCATGCGGAAGCCACGTCTGAAAAAATGGCCATGGGGCATTATTTGGATGGAGAGGTCGCGGCGGTCGTCGGCACGCATACGCACGTGCAAACGGCCGATGAGCAAATCCTCCCGAAGGGCACCGCATATATGACGGACATCGGAATGACGGGGCCGCTCCATTCGGTGATCGGAGTGAAGAAAGAATTGGCGATCGATAAGTTTTTAACCGGCATGCCGAGACGTTTTGAAGTGGCCTCTGGACCGTCGGTGTTTTGCGCGGTGTTGCTCGAGCTCGATCCCCGCTTGGGCAAGGCGATCGCGTTTGAACGAATTCGCCTCATCGATTAG
- the xseA gene encoding exodeoxyribonuclease VII large subunit: protein MVRASLETDFPEVWLEGEISNLRAPGSGHVYCTLKDQSSQVRVVLFRSVAIRLRFDLEDGLHVVVRGRLSVYEPRGEYQVILDHLEPKGRGALQLAFEQLKHRLESEGLFDGKRKRALPVFPWTVGIVTSLTGAAVRDLITVLHRRCPILRIVIAPVQVQGAGSAEQIASAIHALNKLGFIDVMIVGRGGGSMEDLWSFNEEVVVRAIATSRIPIVSAVGHETDVTLADFAADVRAPTPSAAAETVAPVLAEVVACLSRLTTQCRQAISSQCLEHNQRLDLLLAHLVNIRFRILKEAQRVDGAVAGMREAVRAQLKEAMASAQAWTHVLMSKSPAIQVRRDMVIIPQLRSRLMGAVSHGLKWRAQQVHAYLGRLNGSSPLAILDRGYGILETAQGRRVIRDARQVSVGEEILARLARGRLRCTVEEVTPDPSV from the coding sequence ATGGTTCGGGCTTCCCTCGAAACTGACTTTCCCGAGGTGTGGCTCGAAGGGGAAATCTCGAATCTTCGCGCGCCGGGTTCCGGGCATGTGTACTGTACACTGAAGGATCAATCGAGTCAGGTTCGAGTAGTGCTCTTTCGTTCGGTCGCGATTCGTCTGCGGTTCGATTTGGAGGATGGATTGCATGTCGTTGTGCGGGGGCGGCTCTCTGTCTACGAGCCGCGCGGTGAGTACCAGGTCATTCTGGATCATCTTGAGCCCAAAGGGCGTGGCGCTCTCCAACTGGCGTTTGAGCAGCTGAAGCATCGTCTCGAGTCGGAGGGGCTCTTCGATGGGAAGCGCAAACGAGCATTACCGGTATTTCCTTGGACGGTCGGAATCGTGACCTCATTGACCGGAGCGGCGGTTCGAGACTTGATCACCGTGTTGCACCGTCGATGTCCCATCTTGAGGATTGTCATCGCGCCTGTGCAGGTACAGGGGGCCGGATCGGCTGAGCAAATCGCCTCAGCCATTCATGCGTTGAACAAACTGGGCTTTATCGATGTGATGATTGTGGGGCGAGGCGGTGGTTCGATGGAGGATCTGTGGAGCTTCAACGAAGAAGTCGTCGTACGAGCCATCGCTACGTCGCGGATTCCGATCGTGTCGGCGGTTGGTCATGAGACGGACGTCACACTGGCAGATTTTGCGGCAGACGTACGGGCGCCGACGCCATCGGCTGCGGCTGAAACGGTTGCTCCCGTGTTAGCTGAGGTCGTAGCCTGCCTAAGCAGGCTCACCACCCAATGTCGGCAGGCTATAAGCTCGCAGTGCCTGGAACACAATCAGCGCCTTGACCTTCTGCTCGCCCATCTGGTGAATATCCGGTTCAGAATTCTCAAGGAAGCCCAACGTGTGGATGGTGCGGTGGCGGGCATGCGAGAAGCCGTGCGCGCCCAGCTGAAGGAAGCGATGGCGAGCGCGCAAGCATGGACCCACGTGCTGATGTCGAAGAGCCCTGCCATCCAAGTGCGCCGGGATATGGTGATCATTCCACAACTACGATCGCGGTTGATGGGGGCGGTGAGCCATGGCCTGAAATGGAGGGCGCAGCAGGTCCATGCCTATCTCGGCAGATTGAACGGTTCGAGTCCGCTTGCCATCCTAGATCGAGGCTATGGAATCCTCGAGACGGCGCAGGGGCGCCGGGTCATTCGGGATGCCCGGCAAGTCTCTGTTGGAGAAGAGATCCTGGCACGTTTGGCAAGGGGCCGGCTACGCTGTACCGTCGAGGAAGTGACGCCGGACCCGTCGGTTTAA
- the xseB gene encoding exodeoxyribonuclease VII small subunit, whose product MAGVKFEQAMARLEAIVGELEKGDLPLDESLRIFEEGIRLSKNCLKVLEDAERKVEVLVQDKNGKKQLRAFTSDDIDLQSSAEDS is encoded by the coding sequence GTGGCTGGAGTGAAATTTGAACAAGCGATGGCCAGACTGGAAGCCATCGTGGGTGAATTAGAGAAGGGAGATCTGCCGCTGGATGAATCGCTGAGGATTTTTGAGGAAGGCATCCGGCTGTCCAAGAATTGTCTGAAAGTATTGGAAGACGCCGAACGGAAAGTAGAGGTTCTCGTTCAGGACAAGAATGGAAAGAAGCAGTTGCGCGCCTTCACGTCCGATGACATCGACCTACAGAGTTCCGCAGAGGATTCATAA
- a CDS encoding TlyA family RNA methyltransferase: MGTKARLEKDRCDHVLAAQGLVQSRDAAARIILAGKVKSNGVIVDKPSRMIPVDASIEITGESTPFVSRGGEKLTAALDSYSIVPQGMICLDVGCSTGGFTDCLLKRGAARVYAVDVGYGQFDWRLRHDPRVVLIERTNIRYIARSAIPEPVDLVVVDVSFISLTKVLPPITQFLRSQARIIALIKPQFEVGKGQVGRGGVVRDETQRTEAAQRVVRFAMEMGLRPVGTMASPIKGKKGNQEILAIFEYNAPFHGM; encoded by the coding sequence ATGGGTACGAAAGCACGACTCGAGAAAGATCGTTGTGACCATGTGCTGGCGGCCCAGGGATTGGTGCAGAGCCGGGATGCCGCAGCCCGCATCATTCTTGCCGGAAAAGTCAAAAGCAACGGCGTGATCGTCGATAAGCCGTCCAGAATGATTCCTGTCGATGCGTCCATTGAGATTACCGGAGAGAGTACGCCGTTTGTCAGCCGAGGCGGTGAAAAACTGACGGCAGCGCTGGATTCCTATTCGATCGTCCCTCAGGGCATGATCTGTCTCGATGTCGGATGCTCGACCGGCGGGTTCACCGACTGCTTGCTGAAGAGAGGGGCTGCAAGGGTGTATGCCGTTGATGTCGGCTATGGTCAGTTCGATTGGCGACTTCGGCATGACCCGCGCGTCGTGTTGATTGAGCGAACCAACATTCGCTACATCGCGCGCTCTGCCATACCGGAACCGGTTGACCTAGTCGTCGTGGATGTTTCCTTTATCTCTCTGACGAAAGTCCTTCCGCCCATCACTCAATTTCTGCGATCGCAAGCCAGAATCATCGCCTTGATCAAACCGCAGTTTGAAGTGGGGAAGGGCCAGGTGGGTCGAGGCGGCGTCGTACGCGATGAGACCCAGCGAACGGAGGCCGCCCAGAGAGTCGTACGGTTCGCGATGGAAATGGGATTACGGCCGGTGGGGACTATGGCGTCTCCGATCAAGGGGAAAAAGGGAAACCAGGAAATATTAGCAATCTTTGAGTACAACGCCCCGTTTCATGGTATGTAA
- a CDS encoding SDR family oxidoreductase, whose translation MKVLVTGGAGFIGSHVVDRLVEEGHQVVIVDNLSTGKRKNVNRAASLYKTDITSGRLERVFRNERPNIVLHLAAQISVRNSVADPVFDAQVNVLGTMNVLQQAVRYGCRKVVFSSSGGAIYGEQETFPASESHVNNPLSPYGISKLCGEHYLSYFQRTSGIPVVSLRYANVYGPRQDPEGEAGVVAIFIQKMLNNEQPIINGNGRQTRDFVFVDDIAEANLAAMGQDAHGVYNVGTGTETSVNELFRVLADLTGSGAKEVHGPAKPGEQLRSVIDPSRIKQELGWEVKVDLADGLKQTVEFFLGKK comes from the coding sequence ATGAAAGTACTCGTGACGGGCGGCGCAGGGTTTATCGGGTCTCATGTGGTGGATCGACTGGTCGAAGAGGGACATCAAGTCGTCATCGTCGACAATTTGTCCACCGGAAAACGCAAGAACGTCAACCGCGCGGCGAGTCTGTATAAGACCGACATTACCAGCGGGCGTCTTGAACGGGTCTTTCGCAATGAACGGCCCAACATTGTTCTGCATCTCGCCGCCCAGATCAGTGTGCGCAACTCGGTGGCCGATCCGGTGTTTGATGCGCAGGTCAATGTCCTGGGAACCATGAACGTGTTGCAGCAAGCCGTTCGGTACGGATGCCGAAAGGTCGTGTTCTCCTCGTCCGGCGGTGCGATTTATGGTGAACAGGAAACATTCCCAGCCTCTGAGTCCCACGTGAATAACCCGCTGTCACCCTATGGGATCAGCAAACTGTGCGGTGAGCATTATCTGTCCTACTTTCAACGCACAAGCGGCATTCCAGTGGTCAGTTTACGGTACGCCAATGTGTATGGACCGCGGCAGGATCCCGAGGGAGAAGCCGGCGTCGTTGCGATCTTCATTCAGAAGATGTTGAACAATGAGCAACCCATCATTAATGGAAATGGCCGTCAAACGCGAGACTTCGTGTTCGTCGATGATATCGCTGAAGCGAACCTGGCCGCCATGGGTCAGGACGCGCATGGGGTCTACAATGTCGGCACAGGGACCGAGACATCCGTGAACGAGCTGTTCCGCGTGCTTGCCGATCTCACCGGTTCCGGTGCCAAGGAAGTCCATGGGCCGGCCAAGCCGGGTGAGCAGCTGCGAAGCGTGATCGATCCATCCAGGATCAAACAGGAATTAGGATGGGAGGTCAAAGTGGATCTCGCCGACGGGCTCAAGCAGACAGTCGAATTCTTCCTGGGGAAAAAGTAG
- a CDS encoding rhodanese, with product MNFAITPQELKARIDNGDKLILLDVREPWENQLAKLDNSILIPLGTLPNSMSKLDKNAEIIAYCHHGMRSGDATGFLLQQGFSNVKNLVGGIDAWSVQVDGSVPRY from the coding sequence ATGAACTTTGCCATTACCCCCCAGGAATTGAAGGCCCGAATCGATAATGGAGATAAGCTGATACTCTTGGATGTCCGAGAGCCTTGGGAGAATCAGCTCGCCAAGCTGGACAATTCCATCCTGATTCCACTTGGGACCTTGCCCAACTCAATGTCAAAATTGGACAAGAATGCCGAAATTATCGCGTACTGCCACCACGGGATGAGGAGCGGCGACGCGACAGGATTTCTTCTTCAGCAGGGATTTTCCAACGTCAAGAACTTGGTCGGTGGGATCGATGCCTGGTCTGTTCAAGTCGATGGGTCCGTTCCTCGATACTGA
- a CDS encoding leucyl/phenylalanyl-tRNA--protein transferase, which translates to MFRLKQHDLRFPPVNQASPEGLLAVGGDLRPDRLLEAYRQGIFPWYNQDEPILWWSPDPRAVLFPTHLHVPRSLNRSLRRSVFTVTLDTSFRKVMEQCAGPRPQYPGGGTWITSDMLDAYTQLHELGFAHSVETWHGECLVGGLYGVALGGAFFAESMFTIVDDASKVALVRLVQQLRDWDFQLIDCQQSSPHVMRFGAEEIPRADFIDHLDQALTLPDRRGRWQFETA; encoded by the coding sequence ATGTTCCGTTTGAAACAGCACGATCTTCGTTTTCCGCCGGTCAATCAGGCATCCCCAGAAGGCCTGCTGGCCGTGGGGGGTGATCTCCGCCCTGACCGGCTCCTCGAAGCGTACCGGCAGGGTATTTTCCCCTGGTACAACCAAGACGAACCGATTCTGTGGTGGTCGCCGGACCCCCGCGCCGTGTTATTCCCCACACATCTTCATGTCCCACGCAGTCTCAACCGAAGCCTTCGTCGGAGCGTCTTTACGGTCACCCTCGATACCAGCTTTCGGAAGGTCATGGAACAGTGCGCGGGACCGCGCCCTCAATATCCCGGTGGCGGGACGTGGATCACCAGTGACATGCTGGACGCCTACACGCAGCTGCACGAACTCGGCTTTGCCCATTCCGTTGAAACATGGCACGGTGAATGTTTGGTCGGCGGCCTCTACGGTGTGGCGCTCGGTGGCGCATTCTTTGCCGAGTCGATGTTCACCATCGTCGACGATGCGTCAAAGGTGGCGCTGGTTAGGCTCGTACAACAGCTCCGGGACTGGGATTTTCAGCTCATCGACTGCCAGCAATCTTCGCCTCATGTCATGCGGTTCGGCGCGGAAGAGATTCCACGGGCAGACTTCATCGACCATCTCGATCAGGCGCTCACGCTTCCCGATCGACGAGGGCGATGGCAGTTCGAAACGGCCTGA
- a CDS encoding zf-HC2 domain-containing protein gives MAKRSAYGRQQHSAATRHRHDHGKSRCLNILRKLSAYIDDELSGSICREIRRHLGACSNCETFVASLRQIVSLCRRSQVPTLSTAERAFMRRKILQTAQTR, from the coding sequence ATGGCCAAACGTAGCGCGTATGGGAGGCAACAACATTCCGCAGCGACTCGGCACCGGCACGATCACGGGAAAAGCCGGTGCTTGAATATCCTTCGCAAGCTGTCCGCCTATATCGATGACGAACTTTCCGGGAGTATTTGCCGGGAAATTCGCCGGCATCTGGGGGCCTGTTCGAATTGTGAGACCTTTGTCGCGTCGTTGCGTCAGATCGTGTCGCTCTGTCGCCGGAGCCAGGTCCCAACTTTATCAACGGCCGAACGGGCGTTCATGCGCCGAAAGATCCTTCAAACCGCCCAAACACGGTAA
- a CDS encoding sigma-70 family RNA polymerase sigma factor, whose translation MGASSTTRRPPASLPSRNAKTFDTLYRDHVDLIYRFAHRLCGEPEAAKDLVQETFLNAYRGFDRFRGEAQISTWLYTIASRACLRMRRKRKGAPERELSLEEFIPTSDGEFRLQIPIDGFSPEEALQNKQLRQALNAAISQLPKKYKMVLVLRDMEGLSAKEVGTIMGLNERAVKSRLHRARLFVRRQLSARGLDEAFTDHEHD comes from the coding sequence ATGGGCGCATCTTCCACCACTCGCCGTCCGCCGGCCTCGCTTCCTTCCCGAAATGCAAAGACTTTTGATACTCTATACAGAGATCATGTAGACCTGATATATCGCTTCGCTCACCGACTGTGCGGCGAACCGGAAGCCGCAAAGGATTTGGTGCAGGAGACGTTTTTAAATGCCTATCGAGGCTTCGACAGATTCCGTGGTGAGGCGCAGATTTCGACATGGCTGTATACCATCGCCTCACGGGCGTGCTTGCGCATGCGGCGAAAACGAAAAGGGGCCCCGGAACGGGAGCTGTCGCTCGAGGAATTCATCCCCACATCCGATGGAGAGTTTCGCCTGCAGATCCCGATCGATGGGTTCAGTCCCGAAGAAGCGCTCCAGAATAAGCAATTACGGCAGGCCCTTAATGCCGCGATCAGCCAGTTGCCGAAGAAGTACAAAATGGTCTTGGTGCTTCGTGATATGGAAGGGCTGAGCGCAAAAGAAGTAGGGACCATCATGGGCTTGAATGAACGCGCGGTCAAATCACGCCTGCACCGAGCGCGACTGTTTGTGCGCCGTCAACTCAGCGCGCGGGGTCTTGATGAGGCGTTCACCGACCATGAACACGACTGA
- the der gene encoding ribosome biogenesis GTPase Der produces MSLHPALSTESSAPLPLIAIIGRPNVGKSTLFNKILGAKIAIVDDVPGVTRDRNYADAAYRNRKFRLVDTGGLDLSSSNSMLNLIRRQSEMAIAEADILIVLLDGRSGLTPADHEVVRLLRGVTKPLLYAINKIDTPKSDPLLADFYRLGTDQLYPVSAEHGLGVAELLDAIYPLLPPADESGELEQLPRVAVVGRPNVGKSTLVNALLGEERVVVSDVPGTTRDPVDSLVTHHDQRYIFTDTAGIRRRGKVDRGVEGYSVLRSLRAIGRSNIAVLLLDGMEGVTEQDTKIAGAILKQGRACILLINKWDLRAGDAKAKQEYDLELRRRFPFLTWAPILYGSALKPESTVRRLFPLLKEVHTMFTKRVSTGVLNTWLQKILVTHPLPARKHKPSAVTKSAFITQVATKPPVFALFVGHPEDLTPSYLRYLENQLRETYEFTGTPLRLLVRKK; encoded by the coding sequence ATGTCCTTACACCCGGCACTCAGCACTGAATCCTCAGCGCCGCTTCCTCTCATCGCCATCATCGGCCGGCCGAATGTGGGAAAGTCGACGCTATTCAATAAGATCTTGGGCGCAAAAATCGCCATTGTGGACGATGTCCCTGGCGTCACACGCGACCGCAACTATGCCGACGCCGCGTACCGCAACCGCAAGTTTCGGCTGGTCGACACGGGAGGACTGGATCTCTCCTCGTCCAACAGCATGCTGAACCTGATCCGACGGCAATCGGAAATGGCCATTGCCGAGGCGGATATCCTCATCGTGCTGCTGGACGGTCGATCAGGATTGACACCCGCGGATCATGAGGTCGTGCGGCTGTTGCGCGGAGTGACGAAGCCCCTTCTCTATGCGATCAACAAGATTGATACCCCGAAATCCGATCCGTTGCTCGCCGACTTCTATCGATTGGGAACCGATCAGCTCTATCCCGTATCCGCCGAGCACGGCCTCGGTGTCGCTGAGCTCTTGGATGCGATCTATCCCTTGCTCCCACCGGCTGACGAATCCGGCGAACTGGAACAACTGCCCCGCGTTGCCGTTGTGGGACGCCCGAACGTCGGCAAATCTACCCTCGTGAATGCGCTGCTTGGAGAAGAGCGAGTCGTCGTCAGCGATGTTCCGGGAACCACGCGTGATCCGGTCGACTCGCTGGTCACGCACCACGATCAACGCTACATTTTCACCGACACAGCGGGTATTCGACGGCGCGGCAAGGTCGATCGTGGAGTGGAAGGGTACAGCGTGCTGCGGTCGCTCCGCGCCATCGGTCGTTCCAACATTGCCGTCCTTCTCTTGGATGGGATGGAAGGAGTCACGGAACAAGACACCAAGATTGCCGGGGCCATTCTTAAGCAGGGGCGTGCCTGCATTCTTCTGATCAACAAGTGGGACTTACGAGCCGGAGATGCGAAGGCGAAGCAGGAATATGATCTCGAGCTTCGTCGCCGATTTCCCTTCCTAACCTGGGCTCCGATCCTGTATGGATCGGCCCTCAAACCGGAGTCCACCGTTCGTCGCCTCTTCCCGCTCCTCAAGGAAGTGCACACCATGTTTACCAAGCGCGTGTCCACCGGCGTGCTGAATACCTGGTTACAGAAGATTCTCGTCACCCATCCGTTGCCGGCACGGAAACACAAACCCTCAGCCGTGACGAAATCGGCGTTTATCACGCAGGTGGCTACCAAACCGCCGGTCTTTGCGTTGTTCGTCGGCCATCCGGAAGACCTCACGCCCTCGTACCTGCGATACTTGGAGAATCAGTTGCGCGAGACCTACGAGTTTACCGGCACACCGCTTCGCCTCCTCGTTCGAAAAAAATAG
- a CDS encoding HAD hydrolase-like protein has product MTHNSVPNTQDVLDWTHIDDVLLDMDGTLLDRHFDNFFFEEELPRRYATLHTLSFEEARNRLMAMYRSVEGELAWTDLHYWTKRVGIDVVAMHKELDHMIGFLPGAEPFLRGLRERGKRIIILTNAHASGVSVKTAKTGLDRYVDRIVDAFEVGYLKMRTDYWPVCRRLVGFDPERSLYVDDDEGCLQAAHRFGIRHLVHSAKSSSQSPAQASATFPSVESMTMLLNGYSLQ; this is encoded by the coding sequence ATGACTCACAACTCGGTCCCCAACACGCAGGACGTCCTCGACTGGACTCACATTGACGATGTGCTGCTCGATATGGACGGGACGTTGCTGGATCGCCATTTTGACAACTTCTTCTTCGAAGAAGAGCTGCCGCGTCGATACGCGACGCTTCACACCCTTTCGTTTGAGGAGGCTCGCAATCGGCTCATGGCGATGTACCGGTCCGTGGAAGGTGAGTTGGCCTGGACAGATCTGCATTACTGGACGAAGCGGGTCGGGATCGATGTGGTGGCCATGCACAAGGAACTCGATCATATGATCGGGTTTCTACCCGGCGCCGAGCCGTTCTTGCGGGGGCTACGTGAACGCGGGAAGCGGATCATTATCCTGACCAATGCCCATGCTTCCGGCGTCTCTGTCAAGACAGCCAAGACAGGTCTGGATCGATACGTCGATCGGATCGTCGATGCCTTTGAGGTGGGCTATCTGAAAATGCGGACGGACTATTGGCCAGTTTGCCGGCGATTGGTGGGATTCGACCCGGAGCGGTCGCTCTACGTCGATGATGATGAAGGTTGTCTTCAGGCCGCGCATCGGTTCGGCATCCGGCATCTGGTCCATAGCGCCAAGTCGAGTTCGCAGTCGCCCGCCCAGGCCTCCGCAACCTTTCCGTCTGTCGAAAGCATGACGATGTTGCTCAATGGCTATTCGTTGCAATGA